The genomic DNA cgtttattgacgttgcagGACGACGATCATGGAACAAGTtttccagcgatgtacggccgtccttgaacgacttataccaatcaaaaatacgtgcacgtgataggcaagactccccatatgccttctgcaacattttcattgcgtccgtcgcacttattccattggaataacaaaatttcaaacacactttttgctcaacgttaatatccatagtaaaattcgaaaaacttaCTCGAGGTTGACTTTTTTATAGTGCCGTAAACTATGGGagagatcgcgctcaaatttgacatgtaatcatataacagtcctgccaacctaagcaaaaaaaagtatggccatatgtcatgtccttgtcgagttatggataaagtctcgtttatatttgagcaggaggtatatatataaagccTATGTCACtcactgaaaaaattattaaaatcgatggtatttttgtagttttgatTTATCATTACTGCCCGTGGCCCGAACGCGATAAATTTGGAGTAAAACAATTCCCCTTTCCCTATACCATGAAAATTTCCTTCCACTACATTTtaacttatttactttttatatttttacctatttattttatttttacaacaattagTATATTACAGAATGTCGTTATATACAACGTTCACAGCTTTCTTGTTATTAGGCAATACAAAGATGTTTTTTGTAGAGGTTACTCTTGAAAGAGCGACATATAGTTGGCCATGTGAAAAACAGTCAACGCTCAAATCTAAGCCTTCAACGTTGGGGGTTTGACCCTCCGATATATTTATAGTCATTGCTAAAGAAGTCTCTAAGATGGTATCAGAGGGATTCGGGGAATCAATACATATTTTCCGGTAACACATCCTGTGAGTACTGTGCACTctattatgaaagttttcagTGATTTTACCAGCAAACGCGTGCCTTTGCAAAGTTTAGGTGGATTCgggtttcttaataaaataacaggACAACCTACTTTCAACATCAGTTTGTGAGGGAGTCCAGACGGGTTCAAAGAGCTTAGAAATTCTGTAGGAAAATAAACAGCTTCTTCCAAATCGAGAACAGTATCGACCGAGTAGTAAATTTTCGTTGACCCATCAATCTTTGAAAGAATCAAGTTATTTACCTTATCTACTTGTTCGTTAGTTTGTGACAAAATCGCTCTTTCTATAAACCAAGATATTGTCTTATAACTTATGTTATCAATGTCAGGATCGACATTGGTGACTAATTCTTGGATGTTGTCTATCAAAAAAGATGACGGAAGCATTTCTTTCGTCAGCACGTGTTCCTCGAGTCATAACTTAAGATTTGACGGAAATCTTCTGAGAACAGAATGGTACATTCACCCATAGGTGAATTTTTTTGTTGCGCAAATCGCGCATTGTCATATCCAGTGCTCACACAGACGTCATGTTTGACAGGGTAGCTTCGTCCCACACTGTTAGCAGTCACGCATCAATTTTCCTGTATTGCTCTGTTTAGAAACACTTCACGTTATTATCATCGGCCTCCTTCCAAAAGCGTAGCGGCAATGCCGGATGACGCAACAGCTAACGCAATTTTTCCGGTAGATCTCACTTTTTTTAAAAGCAGattgattaaaaatgtttttcctaTGTAGCCTGGGGCATCAAGGAAAAGCAATTTTCCTTCATtgcattgaatatttttttctcatagATGTTTAATCGTTGCCCATCTTGagctatattttgtaaaagtctCGTTTGATCGTATGATGTTTCCCTTGTGTATTTGACACTGTTAGTTAAATCTGAGTTAGTAGTATTAGCAATGTAATATCTCTTGTTAAATTGCTGTCCAGCTATCACCACTGCTACTAATGTCAGGAGTATCTGCTGGAACACTTAATCGCAGTGTATTTGGATctgcaataatatatatttccttatatacttatattgcgTATATACACTTGCCCTTGAATTTTAAATGTAGGCACGGACCCACGCTCAACGACTTAAAAGAAGTAATTTAAAATGCGTTATTATAACGGCGTATATTGCGCATGAATTGTTTGGATTTCTAAAGATCACCCGTAAGAAGAGAGTGAAGGTGTTTAGGTGGAGGGAGAATTTCTTCTAATTTGATTTTTCCTTGTAAGCAACATGCCTTTCGATTCGTCCTTGAATTTCAATGCCAAGCAATGTTTACACACTACTGACATAGTACCTATTGATGCTATACGATCGTCCTTGTAAGAAATCGAAGGATCGTAATTCATGgcagaattttctttatttacccaTGAATTGGTAACTCGTGCTGATGATGCTCTCTATATTCGATGTTTATCCCTATCTCGGATGCGGCAAATCTCATGCTCTACTGAAGATTCCCTTTTTCTCTCTCTTAGCTCTATATCTATCCCGAAGCTGACTGACTCGAGCCTCACGCTCTACTGACGATCCTCTGTCCCTCTGAACCGTATGCCTATCGCGATCCCGGCTGTGGCGAACCTCACGGTCTACTGAAGATTCTCTCTCTCAGCTCTATATCTATCCCGATCGTACTCTTCTGGCATTCACTGGACTACGAAATATGCTCGAACGACGACATCAACCAgacattaatttataatttctgtacaaaaaatttactcagttctatatgtattatttgccgcagtaaaaaatatctaaatacttaccatttagaaaaaaaagatattattttttttaactgaaatacCTCAAGTTAAACTacggttttaatttaattaaaaattttaatatcatcaacaacaaaagatacctatttaagtatttttttttggacttACATACCTCACCTTAAATTacgatttttggaaataatttcCCTAATATGAAATTGATCTAACTCTAAATTTTAACCAAGATCTTAATACGAAATTCTAATCCattaattatagttttatttaatcCAATCTTATCTAACCTTATGTACTTATAATTACTGTAAgtgtgatttaaaaataaaccttagaatagaatatcatttatattttaaaagtactACCATACAATTATTTATCGCAATTTACTTATAACTACAGATACGTTGTCGCAGTGAATAGCAGGTTTTCATTAAGTACTGTTATTTTCCTCGCTAGAGAGCTCCGATAATAAACGCGTCCGATCGCTACTAAATTAAAAGTACTATAGGGAGAGCCGAGGACCAGGATTTATCACGACTGTTTCTGTCAGTATATGGGCTAATACACTTTCAATGGCAATCTTTGTTGAGAAGTGGCGCATTACTTGTAGATTCGCCGTGCGATGTTCAATCATCGGCAATGCTAGTTCTTCACTTAGTTTACGCATAAATTGACGACGTTCTGTCGTTTTTTTGacaatcattttattattttcataataaattatatattctgCAAGTGAAGAAATATCTAGCATTTTGAAGAACATTGCCATTGGCCATCTCGAAGATCGTCGTTGACTAGTGTATCTCCGCACCATTTGGTCCATTGTGTCAACCCcagttgtatattaattatagaaatttattatttctggttATCGTTTAGCGTCATCACCAACTGATATATCTGAATGCATTGTAGATATCAAAATGAcagcattattttttttaggaaCACATGGTAACCTTTTCatgaaatccaaaaactgtCGAATACTGCTCCCGTGTCTTTTTCGCTCCCATAACACTAGGGATTTAAGGTTTATTCTTTTTTAGCGTGCTGGAATCCAGTCTTCGTCATCGCTATCAGAAACCCTACTCGAATCACTGTCGTGTTCTCCAAGTAGTTTCCTCAAGTACTCATTTCTTTCGGTTGCACTTAACCTAATAAATTATACatcgtaaataattataattatattgcacaaaattgtaattaaaatatttacaaatgttaaatatatgtaacgtTTACTTACCGAGCATAGTCAGCTCTCGATAATTGTTCCATATCTTTATTTTTCACTGTCAAGAGAACACCAAATGAAACACAtctgatcccaccaaaaatctgttacataataaaaaatggtcGAATCTAGTGCGCGatagaaaacaaagaaataacctTGAGTTTTTTTTCTCTCTCGAACGGCATCTGCTCGGCGCCGAACAATAAAAGCCGGCCGACTACCTGGGGTGTCCCAAATAGGTTTCAGATGTCATTCACGATTCTacgttgctatttttttttctttaaattgtcactgactattaatatttgaagaaaaaaatcatttagaaaatttttcttttaataaaataaactaaatttttaatactcagATCGTGGGTACCCGGTACtcggttgctaaaagacgtcggtaaagttggttactaacataagggttaaaatCGCTTCGAAAATTAGCCATTATTTGTCGTAAAcagtaaatgacaaaaaaatgttattgttgttatttatgttCAGCCTGCGTTTGCAATGTAAGcggaaaaaaagttatttaccaCATCAAATTAGAAACCTTTAACATAACAGTATTTTCCCCCTATTTAATGTATGTTATTGTACATATAAACCTTCCTCTTCCATCactctattaaaaaaaacagcatCAAAATCCTTtgcgtagttttaaagatttaagtATACATGGGCTTTGTTTTATACTATGTATTGATAAACACGCACttaaaatagttgaatttttgaactttaattgtaaatatcccaaaaacaataagtcccaacaaaataattagaaaatttatttatttatttaaaataataaatagctaATTAATTCTAAAACTCAAGTTACATAAGTCAATGCCCCTTAGGTTATAATTTTGTAGGACactctttaatataatatgtaattcaaaacatttattCATAGAGTGGATTAAAACTCACATTGTTTTCGAGTTCTTTTATTTTAACTGTCCTTTATAATAAGTTATAACTTAATTGCTTTGTACATGATAACATATTAATGTTTTTAGGTCTAGACTTATTTTCAGTTCGTTTAAATATTCGCTGAAAGCTAAATTCTTTATTGgttctttaaaataattcgTTGTCACTTTTAAAGGTACTGGAAAAACTGCAACCTTTTCGATTGCTATCTTGCAACAAATCGATACGTCCATTCGAGACTGTCAGGCGTTGATTTTAGCTCCAACTAGAGAGTTGGCAACTCAAATTCAGCGTGTTGTTATGGCTCTTGGTGAATACATGAAAGTCCATTCGCATGCTTGCATTGGTGGTACCAATGTGCGTGAGGATGCCAGAAATTTAGAATCTGGATGCCATGTTGTTGTTGGAACGCCTGGTCGTGTGTATGATATGATTAACCGCAAAGTGCTTCGGACccataatattaaattgttcGTTTTGGATGAAGCTGATGAGATGTTATCACGTGGTTTTAAGGATCAAATCCAAGATGTTTTTAAAATGCTTCCTCCGGACGTTCAAGTTATTTTACTATCTGCCACTATGCCGCCCGATGTTCTTGAAGTCAGCCGCTGCTTTATGCGAGATCCAGTAAGCATTTTAGTAAAGAAAGAAGAGCTCACATTAGAAGGTATCAAACAATTTTACGTTAATGTGAAGCAAGAAAACTGGAAGCTTGGTACTCTGTGTGATTTGTATGATACACTATCCATTACTCAATCTGTCATTTTCTGTAATACAAGGCGTAAGGTAATGAAAGATGACATAGTAATATGATTTTATAGatgatttaataatttattgaattggCAGGTGGATCAGTTGACCCAAGAAATGACAAATCATAACTTTACTGTATCTGCCATGCATGGGGATATGGAGCAGCGCGATCGTGAAGTGATTATGAAGCAATTTCGTTCGGGTTCTTCACGTGTTCTTATTACAACTGATTTGCTCGCTCGTGGTATTGACGTACAACAAGTTTCGCTAGTCATCAACTATGACTTGCCATCCAATAGAGAAAATTATATTCATaggtaacaatatatatatatattctcatGTAAAGTTATAATTATATTACTGCTTTTTGATTATAGAATCGGTCGTGGTGGACGTTTTGGTCGCAAAGGAGttgctattaattttattacggACGAGGATAGAAGAATTCTTAAAGACATAGAACAGTTCTACCACACTACTATTGAGGAAATGCCTGCCAATATTGCTGATCTAATTTAAATCTTTAACGTCGAAAGCCTCAATTAAAGCAGTGTATAAAAATCAGAACAACAATTTGTGTAAATCAGATTATAAAATCTTACGAGTGGGTGCAGATGTATCTTATTCtccaaaataaaaagaatatatattatacaataaacaACAACTGGTAGAACTACAACATCAAAAGAATGAATATAATGTTGTGTCAGCTTTTTTCtagaatattaatatatattaattaaacaacaaaaagcaacaattataataattatattatgatAATAAACTAACTGGGCCACAGCTCTAACAAAGATAGGACAGGAAGTAATTGTGCTTGTGTTTTCATTAACATGTCATATTCATAATTATGTTTtgtcttatacatatatactgagcttatattttagtaaaatagcAGTTTACTACCAATGCCAATATTAGTATTTATATTCAGTTAATAAAAGATTGAGCTGGGGCCTATATTAAGATCTAAAGAAAAAATGTATCAAGCTCCTcacgcaatattttttttattaatgtgaACCAAAAGTCACCATCCATATTTGCAGTGATCGGAATTTCTTCTTAATTGCCAATACtaaaatataaaccaaaat from Bactrocera oleae isolate idBacOlea1 chromosome 3, idBacOlea1, whole genome shotgun sequence includes the following:
- the eIF4A gene encoding eukaryotic initiation factor 4A; translation: MDDRSDIAHEGPSGMDPEGVIESTWHEVYDNFDDMNLREELLRGIYGYGFEKPSAIQQRAIIPCVKGRDVIAQAQSGTGKTATFSIAILQQIDTSIRDCQALILAPTRELATQIQRVVMALGEYMKVHSHACIGGTNVREDARNLESGCHVVVGTPGRVYDMINRKVLRTHNIKLFVLDEADEMLSRGFKDQIQDVFKMLPPDVQVILLSATMPPDVLEVSRCFMRDPVSILVKKEELTLEGIKQFYVNVKQENWKLGTLCDLYDTLSITQSVIFCNTRRKVDQLTQEMTNHNFTVSAMHGDMEQRDREVIMKQFRSGSSRVLITTDLLARGIDVQQVSLVINYDLPSNRENYIHRIGRGGRFGRKGVAINFITDEDRRILKDIEQFYHTTIEEMPANIADLI